The Neoarius graeffei isolate fNeoGra1 chromosome 1, fNeoGra1.pri, whole genome shotgun sequence region GTGCTAGATAATTCATGCACAGGAGCATAAATTGGAGTCATCGTCAGCCTTTAACTCGAAGAGATATAGCAGTAAGATAATGAAAAGCAGATCAGTTCAGGACATGAGAATATGAATGCTTTATTTTCTTATCAATAAGGTGATATTGCAAGGACAGCTTGAAGGATTTTATAAGAAAGATTCAAAGACTCAGAGATTACTTATCTAAAAGGCTGAGAGGTGGCCAAAGTGTAAAACTTCCCATCATTTAAATGCCACAAAATCGCCTTTAAAAGCAGATGGTCTTAACTAATCCAGTCACATAACGTGTTTAGTATTCTGCGTCTCCCAGTGGTTTGTCGTTACAACATTTAACATGCACCTTTTCCTTTCATAATATAAGTGAACTAAATATAATTAGCTGAGGCTTTGTGATATTTAGATGCAAGGTATTAAGATATTAAAGAAAGCAGATGATAGACCAGTGTTTTCCTGTAAGAGGAGTAAAGAAGGTAATAAAATGATCATACCTTCAGACAAGAAAGTTGTATTTGATGCAGATGTGAGACTATGCAGAAGTGCAAATGGGGTTACAGTTGCTTTCAGGAGCCTACGTGTActtcctgtgtgtgcgtgtgtgtgtgtgtgttttatgcaaATGTGTTTGACTGTATGGTGCATTCatatgtggagagagagagagacaaataaAGAGGCATTATATAAACATTTAGAAATGATGTGGTTTTTATTCAAGAGTCAGTTCTTCaggattaaaaatgaaaaatgaaaaaaaaaaatgtacttagGAAATACATGCCATATGCTTAATCTCAAAATCTGTTAAATAGAGCACTCCAGGATCATTTATTGTATGTATCATAATGAGAACAAGTAGTGAGCATTTAATTTGTAGGTAGAAGAATAACATTAAACCTGTTAAACTTGTTGTATTACACAGTGTttagtgcggcacggtggtgtagtggttagcgctgtcgcctcacagcaagaaggttttgggttcgagcctggtggccagtaggggcctttctgtgtggagtttgcatgttctttccatgtctgtgtgggtttcctctgggtgctccgatttccccaacagtccaaagacatgcagtgaggttaacatggggcagccatgggttgaagtgcccttgatcaagcaaggcacctaacccccaactgatccctgggtgctgtagcatagctgcccactgctctggatatgtgtgtgtgtgtgtgtgtgcgctcattgctcgcatgtgtgtgttcactgcttctgatgggttaaatgcagaggatgaatttcactgtgtgcttgagtgtacgtgtaacCAATAAAgtagtcttcttcttcttagtgTTTTATTTCAAATCAGTAAAGAATGGCTagcgtgtcaagtcaagtcaagtttgtttgtatagcacttttaacaatagacattgtcccaaagcagctttatagaatctgaatgacccaatagGCTGGCAGCTGTAACTTGTATATTTCACTCTCGTGGCACATCTCGTGGAACTACATAATTTTTACGTAGAATGATTGATAACGATATTTAGAACGTAGAATAAAAAGTTCTCCattcaaaaccacacacactgaTAGTTATAGCACCTTGAAATATTCAAAATTAGCGCGATGAAGAGTAATCTAGGTCAGCTTTCCAGCCAATGAGCGAGCGCCTAAGTAGGCCGTGACATAGTATAAACAAAGATGGCTGCGCCCACGGAGGGCAGCGTGGAGAGAGAAAATCGCCAAAAAACCCCTTCTGCAGCAAAGTATAAATGTCTTATGCACCTCCCGTCAGTTGGAAATGAAGAGTCTGAACCGTTTTCGAAAAAGAGGTGGGATACATTCTGTAAATGTTGTTCTGACTGGAAGGAAACTGACGGGATTGAGCGGACAATTGTCGAGAACACTGAACCACTACAACATCTCGAATGTGAAGATCTACCGAGCGGTACAGGCTTTCATCCTACTTGTTATCGATGGTTTGTCGACAAGAAGCGAATAGCTACCGCTAGAAAGAGGCAGACAGCCAAAGCTGAGTCGGCTCAACAGAGGATTTCCTCTCCAAAACTATTACGATCTAGAACAGAGGGTTCTGGCCAACAACAACTACAGCACACCAAAAGGAGGAAAACAGAAACAACGCTTGGATCGTCTGGTACAGAAAAAAGCCGCATATTACCACCTGTCTGCATAATATGTAAGAAAATCGACAGATTTATCACAGCCAAGGGTAAAAGAACAAGAGCTAAACTTGTAAAAGCTGAGACAGTTGATGGAGGTAAGTAAAAAGATAGTTGTTAAAATAAATCCTATAAAAAGTCCTAAAATCTTAATGGCTGGCCCAACCAATCTTTTAAATACATGTAGGCCTAATGAGGGATGTAAACCCCCAAGCTTGTTCCAAATTAAATAGGTTTTATCAAAATTGAATTTTTTCATGAATAAAGAATTCATAGGCTAAAATGATATGATTTAACCACATGGCTatttcttttgttgtgatttttgTTGGCATTTGATGAAACTTAGGCATATTGTTTTATTTACTTTTCTAGGTTTGTTGCGAAATGCTGCCGAGGCAAAAAAAGATGAAAGCGTGCTTGTACATATTCGTGAAAAAGACTGTATAGCAATTGAGGTCCGCTACCACAGACCATGCTATGCTGACTACACCAAGTTTCTTACAAGAAAACAACCTGCTGGATAGGTTTATCTTTCAGAGATGATATTATTGATGGATACAGTTTGAGGTAGTTGCTGGGTAATATGCATTTTTATGCAGGGGCCTAATAGAATGAGTTATAGCACTATTCATCATAACCAAGATGCCGTCACTTACATCTCCACTAGAAATTATTGATTCAGCATGTGACAAAAGTGCCCAAATGTCCCCCAAATAATGAGGCCACTCTGAGAAAAAAGTGTAAAAGAATGAGAAATATCTAAGGAAATATTATTACCTATCACCTATTCATTATTTCTGACAatcatagaatttttattcacttATGTGCAGGTATCTCATGGAGAACTTTTATCACATAGTTGGATACATATTTGAGACCAGAAAAACCATTTCAGAAAGTAGTTCCAAGATAGTTTCCACGAAAGTAATTTTCTAGGCATTCTACGTGTTACAGCTACCGGCctacaagacatgagccaattttatccctaatctatccccaatgagcaagcccgtggtgacggtggcaaggaaaaactcccccagatgacacgaggaagaaacttcgagaggaaccagacccaaaagggaacccatcctcacctggacaacaacagacaacatgactataacattaacagttttaacatgaagtcagtttcgttgatgttctaactcttcattgatggaaacttgagtgcaaaactgttcatgacagctgcagtcccaaagttagcaactcaactgtagtcctcagccacaaaagcattactgtaagtgtccagagcgtcttccaagtgtgactttcaactgtccatatggggccgtcctccgcaggagcgatgtgatgagactccaagcaGAACGTGTATCAGCTCTAACAAGTAGTTTCAGCTTCCCAAGTTCCTATTCTCTTGTAACATCTTACATGAACACTGTGTTTCTGACTGGGTTTTGTGGAAGCAAGAATGATGTAGCACTGTAGTATGGTGTATAAGAAACCTGGAGAAACTTCTCTTCAGCCAGTTGGAGTCTTATGGTTGAAAGCAAATTGACTGTTCAGAACAACTGAACAAATTGGTGGGCCTCTCCATCAACCTTCACTGACTCCTACTACAAATGCTGCATCTGCAAGACCAACagcattatggatgacccctcccACCCTTCTAATGAACTCTTCACCCTTCCTCCATCTGACAGATGGTACTGGAGCATCTGCACCATCACCAAAAGACactgcaacagcttcttccctgaGGCAGTCTGACTGCTGTGTCCTGACACTCCCAACACTTGGACGAGTCAAACCATTCCCAACACCCACCATCGTACATCCTCCACTACACATCTGCACTTTATAATGCTGATATGggcccttttttaaaaaaaaaaaaaaacacttgctgtTACTTTTCACTTGATATTGCTACTTTCACAGACGATAGTTTTATTGTAGTAGTTTAGTTCACTGTTAGAAAATTGGGAGTCCCAAAAGTCTCCATGCATAGAGGAAATTAACACTTTTTAGCAATATGTAACTTTATTTACAAAAAAACTTCGACATTATTGCCATTACTTTGGAAACACACGTGGCGTCATCTCTCCCACTCATGATGAACTTGTGTTAACACATCTGGTGTTACGCATGTAATTACACTTCGAATGCATTCCTTTAAATGATCTTTGGACCGTAGCCATAAGAATGATTCAATACCTTCTTCTTTGGTCAAAGACATTcttaaagtgtgtgtatatatatttacacatcagtttttcaaacaagtcctaaaagtagataaagagaacccagttaaaaaaacgaGACAAAATTCTTATACttgaccatttatttattgaggaaaatgatccaatattacatatctgtgagtgacaaaagtatgtgaacctctaggattagcagttaatttgaaggtgaaattagagtcaggtgttttcaatcaatggtatgacaatcaggtgtgagtgggcaccctgttttatttaaagaacagggatctatcaaagtctgatcttcacaacacatgtttgtggacgtgtatcatggcgcaaacaaaggagatttctgaggacctcagaaaaagcgttgttgatgctcatcaggcaggaaaaggttacaaaaccatctctaaagagtttggactccaccaatccacagtcagacagattgtgtacaaatggaggaaattcaagaccattgttaccctcctcaggagtggtcgaccaagaaagatcactccaagagcaaggcgtgtaatagtcagcgaggtcacaaaggaccccagggtaacttctaagcaactgaaggcctctctcacattggttaatgttcatgagtccatcgtcaggagagcactgaccaataatggcgtgcatggcaaggttgtaaggaaaaagccactgctctccaaaaagaacattgttacttgtctgcagtttgctatatcacgtggacaagccagaaggctattggaaaaatgttttgtggacggatgagaccaaaatagaactttttggttgaaatgagaagcgttatggttggagaaaggaaaacgctgcattccagcataagaaccttatcccatctgtgaaacatggtggtggtagtatcatggcttgggcctattttgctgcatctgggccagcacggcttgccatcattgatggaacaatgaattctgaattataccagcgaattctaaaggaaaatgtcaggacatctgtccatgaactgaatctcaagagaaggtgggccatgcagcaagacaatgaccctaagcacacaagtcattctaccaaagaatggttaaagaagaataaagttaatgttttggaatggccaagtcaaagtcctgaccttaatccaatggaaatgttgtggaaggacctgaaccgagcagttcatgcgaggaaacccaccaacatcccagagttgaagctgttctgtacggaggaatgggctaaaattcctccaagccggtgtgcaggactgatcaacagttaccggaaatgtttagttgcagttattgctgcacaagggggtcacaccagatactgaaagcaaaggttcacatacttttgccacttacagatatgtaatactggataattttcctcaataattaaatgaccaagtataatatttttgtctcatttgtttaactgggttctctttatctacttttaggacttgtgtgaaaatctgatgatgctttaggtcatatttattcagaaatacagaaaattcaaaagggttcacaaactttcaagcaccactgtattgtgtgtgtgtgtgtgtgtgtgtgtgtgccagccaATGTTGGAATgtcctgcagagccctgacctcaaccctgctGAACTGGAGTGCAGACAATGTGTGAGgcttcctcacccaacatcagtgcctgatctcactaatggtcTTGTGGTTGAATTTGCACATCGACACTCcacaatctagtggaaagccttcccagaacagTAGAAGTTATTACAGCAAACAGGGACTAAAACTGGAATGGGACGTTCAATaatcacatatgggtgtgatggtcaagtgtccacaaaaCTTTTGGCTAGATAGTGTAGTATCATACACATCTGGAACTGGAACAATTGCAATGCAAGTGTGAgaaatattattagaaaaataccaaaaaaaaaagaagagagaaTGAAAATGTGTTCTTTGTGTAAAAATCAAGCTTAGATAGAAATAGTgtaattttacaaccccaattccaaaaaagttgggacaaactacaaattgtaaataaaaacggaatgcaaataTGTTGTGgtttgtttcaaaattccatattttattcagaatagaacatagatgacatatcaaatgtttaaactgagaaaatgtatcatttaaagagaaaaatttggtgattttaaatttcatgacaacaacacatctcaaaaaagttgggacaaggccatgtttaccactgtgagacatccccttttctctttacaacagtctgtaaacgtctggggactgaggagacaagttgctcaagtttagggataggaatgttaacccattcttgtctaatgtaggattctagttgctcaactgtcagatcttttttgtcgtatcttccgttttatgatgcgccaaatgttttctgtgggtgaaagatcttgactgtaggctggccagttcagtacccggacccttcttctacgcagccatgatgctgtaattgatgcagtatgtggtttggcattgtcatgttggaaaatgcaagatcttccctgaaagagacgtcgtctggatgggagcatatgttgctctagaacctggatatacctttcagcattgatggtgtctttccagatgtgtaagctgcccatgccacatgcactaatgcaaccccataccatcagagatgcaggcttctgaactgagcgctgataacaacttgggttgtctttctcctctttagtccgaatgacacggcgtccctgatttccataaagaacttcaaattttgattcgtcggaccacagaacagttttccactttgccacagtccattttaaatgagccttggcccagagaagatgtctgcgcttctggatcatgtttagatacggcttcttctttgaactatagagttttaactggcaacggtggatggcacggtgaattgtgttcacagataatgttctctggaaatattcctgagcccattttgtgatttccaatacagaagcatgcctgtatgtgatgcagtgccgtctaagggccc contains the following coding sequences:
- the LOC132888868 gene encoding uncharacterized protein LOC132888868 isoform X1; this encodes MHLPSVGNEESEPFSKKRWDTFCKCCSDWKETDGIERTIVENTEPLQHLECEDLPSGTGFHPTCYRWFVDKKRIATARKRQTAKAESAQQRISSPKLLRSRTEGSGQQQLQHTKRRKTETTLGSSGTEKSRILPPVCIICKKIDRFITAKGKRTRAKLVKAETVDGGLLRNAAEAKKDESVLVHIREKDCIAIEVRYHRPCYADYTKFLTRKQPAG
- the LOC132888868 gene encoding uncharacterized protein LOC132888868 isoform X2, giving the protein MHLPSVGNEESEPFSKKRWDTFCKCCSDWKETDGIERTIVENTEPLQHLECEDLPSGTGFHPTCYRWFVDKKRIATARKRQTAKAESAQQRISSPKLLRSRTEGSGQQQLQHTKRRKTETTLGSSGTEKSRILPPVCIICKKIDRFITAKGKRTRAKLVKAETVDGANVGMSCRALTSTLLNWSADNV